Proteins co-encoded in one Acidimicrobiales bacterium genomic window:
- a CDS encoding J domain-containing protein, producing the protein MTASPPRRQRRPDPFKTLGIPPTSTAAEITTAFRTLAKRYHPDKYQEKPEKVRRAAEARMAELNEAYKLARERAGRGVQEDIYGTRQRSRATPWEGSDVGSYARTARRTESSAARAARMAASRDQAERAAREHETQARVFQRLRMTARKEARYGDAVARSRARLVTKIPSTMAGAGQAVHTNELPCRNCRTIQRLPAGWHERLVDTAYFCSTCDQVLLCR; encoded by the coding sequence ATGACGGCCAGCCCGCCCCGGCGCCAGCGCCGCCCCGACCCGTTCAAGACGCTCGGCATCCCACCGACGTCGACCGCGGCCGAGATCACCACGGCCTTCCGCACCCTGGCCAAGAGGTACCACCCGGACAAGTACCAGGAGAAGCCAGAGAAGGTACGGCGGGCGGCCGAGGCCCGCATGGCGGAACTGAACGAGGCGTACAAGCTGGCCCGGGAACGGGCGGGCCGGGGCGTCCAGGAGGACATCTACGGGACCCGGCAGCGGTCCCGGGCCACGCCGTGGGAGGGCTCCGACGTCGGCTCCTACGCACGCACCGCCCGGCGCACCGAGAGCTCGGCGGCCCGGGCCGCCCGCATGGCCGCCTCACGCGATCAGGCCGAACGGGCGGCTCGGGAGCACGAGACCCAGGCGAGGGTCTTCCAGCGACTGCGCATGACGGCACGGAAGGAGGCCCGGTACGGCGACGCCGTCGCCCGCTCACGGGCCCGGCTGGTCACCAAGATCCCGAGCACGATGGCGGGAGCCGGGCAGGCGGTGCACACCAACGAGCTTCCCTGCCGCAACTGCCGCACGATTCAGCGGCTGCCCGCCGGATGGCACGAGCGACTGGTCGACACCGCGTACTTCTGCTCGACGTGCGACCAGGTGCTGCTGTGCCGCTGA
- a CDS encoding HAD-IA family hydrolase translates to MDGTSLPAGAGGTGRPAPPAVVFDVDGTLVDSERHGHRVAFNLAFEEFGLPYRWDEEEYGDLLRVTGGRRRIEGYLADHGVGEDRAALAAALHERKTAIMTTLIEEGRIEARPGAVRLLGELTGAGSRLAVATTGSRSWVEPVLARSTPLAAFDVIVTGDDVESRKPDPEAFVRAVALLGLPAEEIVAVEDSAEGLASARGAGLRCAVVVNGYTEGHDLAGADLVLDGFGEPGHPARVVADPRGTGCDGVLDAATLGRLL, encoded by the coding sequence GTGGACGGGACGTCCCTGCCGGCCGGCGCCGGCGGCACGGGCCGGCCGGCGCCGCCGGCCGTGGTGTTCGACGTCGACGGGACGCTGGTCGACAGCGAGCGCCATGGGCACCGGGTGGCGTTCAACCTCGCCTTCGAGGAGTTCGGGCTGCCGTACCGGTGGGACGAGGAGGAGTACGGCGACCTCCTGCGGGTCACCGGCGGGCGCCGCCGTATCGAGGGTTACCTGGCCGACCACGGCGTGGGTGAGGACCGGGCCGCGCTGGCCGCTGCGCTGCACGAGCGCAAGACGGCGATCATGACCACGCTCATCGAGGAGGGCAGGATCGAAGCCCGCCCGGGTGCCGTCCGCCTCCTGGGCGAGCTCACCGGTGCGGGCTCCCGGCTGGCCGTGGCCACCACCGGCAGCCGGAGCTGGGTCGAGCCGGTGCTGGCCCGCTCCACGCCCCTGGCCGCCTTCGACGTGATCGTCACCGGCGACGACGTGGAGTCGCGCAAGCCCGATCCGGAGGCGTTCGTCCGGGCCGTCGCGCTGCTCGGCCTTCCCGCCGAGGAGATCGTGGCGGTCGAGGACTCGGCGGAGGGGCTGGCGTCGGCGCGGGGCGCCGGCCTGCGCTGTGCCGTCGTCGTGAACGGCTACACCGAGGGCCACGACCTGGCCGGCGCCGACCTCGTGCTCGACGGGTTCGGGGAGCCGGGGCACCCGGCCCGAGTGGTGGCCGACCCCCGCGGCACGGGCTGCGACGGGGTCCTCGACGCCGCCACGCTCGGCCGGCTGCTGTAG
- a CDS encoding class I fructose-bisphosphate aldolase, giving the protein MNAVARAMVAPGKGILAADESSGTITKRFEAIGIESTFDSRRDYRQALLTTPGLEEFISGVILYDETIRQSTTDGKPFPELLNGLGIMPGIKVDTGAMPLPFSPNEKITEGLDGLPKRVAEYVSLGATFAKWRAVITIGEGIPTEYCIQANASALARYASICQEGGLVPIVEPEVLMDWENDIDRCSEVTKQAHQAVFAALELHKVQLDGMILKPNMAISGKKAPTQAGVDEVAAATVKLLRETVPEAVPGIAFLSGGQSAEVATEHLNAMNKLGPHPWQLSFSYGRALQDPALVAWKGEASNVEAAQAALYSRSKANSLASKGEYSPDFEQS; this is encoded by the coding sequence CTGAACGCAGTTGCCCGTGCCATGGTGGCCCCCGGCAAGGGGATCCTGGCAGCCGATGAGAGCTCGGGCACCATCACCAAGCGATTCGAGGCGATCGGCATCGAATCGACGTTCGACAGCCGGCGGGACTACCGCCAGGCCCTGCTCACCACGCCGGGGCTCGAAGAGTTCATCAGCGGCGTCATCCTCTACGACGAGACCATCCGCCAGTCGACCACCGACGGCAAGCCCTTCCCGGAGCTCCTCAACGGTCTCGGCATCATGCCCGGCATCAAGGTCGACACCGGCGCCATGCCCCTGCCGTTCTCGCCGAACGAGAAGATCACCGAGGGCCTCGACGGGCTGCCCAAGCGGGTGGCGGAGTACGTGTCCCTCGGCGCCACCTTCGCCAAGTGGCGGGCCGTGATCACCATCGGCGAGGGCATCCCGACCGAGTACTGCATCCAGGCCAACGCCAGCGCCCTGGCCCGCTACGCCTCCATCTGCCAGGAAGGCGGGCTCGTCCCGATCGTGGAGCCCGAGGTCCTGATGGACTGGGAGAACGACATCGACCGGTGCTCCGAGGTCACCAAGCAGGCCCACCAGGCCGTCTTCGCCGCTCTCGAGCTGCACAAGGTGCAGCTCGACGGGATGATCCTCAAGCCCAACATGGCCATCTCCGGCAAGAAGGCACCCACCCAGGCGGGGGTCGACGAGGTCGCAGCGGCCACGGTCAAGCTGCTGCGGGAGACGGTGCCCGAGGCCGTGCCCGGCATCGCCTTCCTCTCGGGGGGGCAGAGCGCCGAGGTGGCCACCGAGCACCTCAACGCCATGAACAAGCTCGGCCCCCATCCGTGGCAGCTGAGCTTCTCCTACGGTCGGGCCCTCCAGGATCCCGCCCTGGTCGCATGGAAGGGCGAGGCGTCCAACGTGGAGGCCGCGCAGGCGGCCCTGTACAGCCGGTCGAAGGCCAACAGCCTGGCCAGCAAGGGCGAGTACAGCCCCGACTTCGAGCAGTCGTAG
- a CDS encoding GAF domain-containing protein, translated as MDAGATDDVRRGDRSALLRRIIEITAEDLDLREVVRRVAALIIEAHDADVCFVHLVDEARGCLVLAGATPPFDELAGTIELGLGEGVAGWVAQHGQVVVVDDKWSDPRYKYIPALRGEDYASLVSLPMVRRGHRVVGVVNVHSKARRRHSDEEVAVLSDVAGLLAGIVENARLYSRLAEREAELERFAARTIELQELERRRVAADIHDGISQRLVSLWYHLSAADEAVEVDDVVVAGELAKAKELATAALDEARRTIVGLRPAVLDDLGLGPGLESLATTVPGAHVTVDVDAPPLPAHVETALFRIAQEALQNVAKHAVATTVAVSLSVGAAGARLVVADDGRGFDVERARDEPRPDSYGLVGMQERAALVGAKVVVASRPGEGTTVTVEVPPGE; from the coding sequence GTGGACGCCGGGGCGACCGACGACGTCCGGCGGGGGGACCGTTCCGCGCTCCTGCGGCGCATCATCGAGATCACGGCCGAGGATCTCGACCTGCGGGAGGTCGTGCGCCGGGTCGCCGCCCTCATCATCGAGGCCCACGACGCCGACGTGTGCTTCGTCCACCTCGTCGACGAGGCGCGCGGGTGCCTCGTCCTGGCCGGTGCCACACCCCCGTTCGACGAGCTGGCCGGCACCATCGAGCTGGGCCTCGGGGAAGGCGTGGCCGGGTGGGTGGCCCAGCACGGACAGGTGGTCGTCGTGGACGACAAGTGGAGCGACCCGCGCTACAAGTACATCCCGGCCCTGCGGGGCGAGGACTATGCGTCGCTGGTGTCGCTCCCCATGGTGCGACGCGGGCATCGTGTGGTGGGCGTGGTGAACGTGCACTCGAAGGCCCGCCGCCGGCACAGCGACGAAGAGGTGGCCGTGCTCTCCGACGTGGCCGGCCTCCTCGCCGGGATCGTCGAGAACGCCCGGCTGTACTCCCGCCTGGCCGAGCGCGAAGCCGAGCTCGAGCGCTTCGCAGCCCGCACCATCGAGCTCCAGGAGCTCGAGCGCCGCCGCGTGGCGGCCGACATCCACGATGGAATCAGCCAGCGCCTGGTGAGCCTGTGGTACCACCTGTCGGCCGCCGACGAGGCGGTGGAGGTCGACGACGTGGTGGTGGCCGGCGAGCTGGCCAAAGCCAAGGAGCTGGCCACGGCGGCGCTCGACGAGGCCCGGCGGACCATCGTCGGCCTGCGCCCGGCCGTGCTCGACGACCTCGGCCTCGGTCCCGGTCTGGAGAGCCTGGCCACCACCGTCCCCGGCGCGCACGTCACCGTCGACGTCGACGCCCCTCCCCTGCCGGCCCACGTCGAGACCGCCCTGTTCCGCATCGCCCAGGAGGCGCTCCAGAACGTGGCCAAGCACGCCGTCGCCACGACGGTGGCCGTGTCGCTGTCGGTGGGCGCCGCCGGGGCCCGTCTGGTGGTGGCCGACGACGGGCGGGGCTTCGACGTCGAGCGGGCGCGCGACGAGCCGCGCCCCGACAGCTACGGGCTGGTCGGGATGCAGGAGCGGGCCGCCCTGGTCGGGGCCAAGGTGGTCGTGGCCTCCCGCCCGGGCGAGGGCACGACCGTCACCGTAGAGGTTCCTCCCGGCGAGTAG
- a CDS encoding response regulator transcription factor, translating into MADAVGTEAAPPIRAVLVDDHQMVLDGLSSMLRPHARRVEIVGQATDAAAAGDLVRDVRPDVVLLDIRLKGASGLDLCRELLTRFIGLRVVFLTVYDDEQYLFQALRAGASGFLLKRVTGSELVGHLERVMDNEIAIDPALMGRVALSAARLHSGEYWPGAHLGLTHRESEVLEQMVRGLSHRAIANQLLMGEETVKTHARSVYRKLGVADRAQAIAAALREGLFH; encoded by the coding sequence GTGGCGGACGCCGTCGGGACCGAGGCTGCTCCACCCATCCGGGCCGTCCTGGTCGACGATCACCAGATGGTGCTGGACGGCCTGTCGTCCATGCTGCGCCCCCATGCCCGCCGCGTCGAGATCGTCGGTCAGGCCACCGATGCGGCGGCGGCGGGCGACCTCGTGCGCGACGTGCGACCCGACGTCGTGCTGCTCGACATCCGCCTCAAGGGCGCCAGCGGTCTCGACCTGTGCCGCGAGCTGCTCACCCGGTTCATCGGGCTCCGGGTGGTGTTCCTCACCGTCTACGACGACGAGCAGTACCTGTTCCAGGCCCTGCGCGCCGGCGCGTCCGGCTTCCTCCTCAAGCGCGTGACCGGCTCGGAGCTCGTCGGCCACCTGGAGCGGGTGATGGACAACGAGATCGCCATCGATCCGGCCCTGATGGGCCGGGTGGCGCTGTCTGCTGCCCGCCTGCACAGTGGCGAGTACTGGCCCGGCGCCCACCTCGGCCTCACCCACCGGGAGAGCGAGGTGCTCGAGCAGATGGTGCGTGGACTGTCCCACCGCGCCATCGCCAACCAGCTCCTCATGGGCGAGGAGACGGTGAAGACCCACGCCCGCTCCGTGTACCGCAAGCTTGGGGTGGCCGACCGGGCGCAGGCCATCGCGGCGGCGCTGCGCGAGGGCCTCTTCCATTGA
- the rpe gene encoding ribulose-phosphate 3-epimerase: MPSASAPAPDRITIIPSVLPADFARLGEELQALEKAGVDRVQWDVMDGVFVPNLTFGPDVIKSVRSWVDVPFEAHLMVVEPDRMLKSWVDAGCELVIVHAEACTHLHRTLASLKDMGAKAAVALNPHTPVEAVKNVVDLLDLLLVMTVNPGFGGQAYIKTMEPKIAEAAALLRHADHYVELEVDGGIGPETIDGAVKAGARALIAGSALFKYSEGLEFGVSDLRARARAAVPGLQ, translated from the coding sequence ATGCCTTCTGCCTCCGCGCCCGCACCCGACCGCATCACCATCATCCCGTCGGTCCTGCCGGCCGACTTCGCCCGACTGGGCGAGGAGCTCCAGGCGCTGGAGAAAGCGGGAGTCGACCGGGTCCAGTGGGACGTGATGGACGGGGTCTTCGTGCCCAACCTCACGTTCGGGCCCGACGTCATCAAGTCGGTCCGGTCATGGGTCGACGTGCCGTTCGAGGCCCACCTGATGGTCGTGGAGCCCGATCGCATGCTGAAGAGCTGGGTCGACGCCGGTTGCGAGCTGGTGATCGTGCACGCCGAGGCCTGCACCCACCTCCACCGCACCCTGGCTTCGCTCAAGGACATGGGCGCCAAGGCGGCGGTCGCCCTCAATCCGCACACGCCGGTCGAGGCGGTGAAGAACGTGGTCGACCTGCTCGACCTGCTGCTCGTGATGACGGTGAACCCCGGCTTCGGTGGCCAGGCCTACATCAAGACGATGGAGCCCAAGATCGCGGAGGCGGCGGCCCTGCTGCGCCACGCCGACCACTACGTGGAGCTGGAGGTGGACGGTGGCATCGGCCCGGAGACCATCGACGGCGCCGTGAAGGCGGGCGCCCGCGCCCTCATCGCCGGAAGCGCGCTGTTCAAGTACTCCGAGGGACTCGAGTTCGGCGTGTCCGACCTCCGCGCCCGGGCCCGAGCGGCCGTCCCCGGCCTCCAGTAG